In Theobroma cacao cultivar B97-61/B2 chromosome 7, Criollo_cocoa_genome_V2, whole genome shotgun sequence, the genomic window CCACAACTgggaaaagagaaataattagtaggaagaaaagaaaaaatataacaaaaggTATGAAATCACAAGGCCATACTGCAACTGCAAATGGATGTAACTGTACAAAAGTGGACACCACCTCCCCTCCcccaacttttctttctttctttccttatggTAATGTGTTTGCGCGTCCCCTTTTTGGgcctttttattattaactGAGAAGAACAAGTAGGCCCTTGTTTCCTCCTTCCACGTGCAATAATGCTTCCTCCTGTACCCAATTGCACCAGtcctttctctctccctctccctTAATTTCTCTCCTTCCTCCTCTGTACGGAGAGCTTGGGAAGAATTTTCGGGATcctgaaattatatatataggaAACAAAAATGGCAGCACTTCTTCTGTTATGTATGCATTTAATCATGGTTTGCACATGCAAATCCCATTTTATCAATCAAGGAATAttggtttttgtttatatCTAATTATATGCAGTGCATGATTGTTTGGAAAAGCTTGACAATGATGCCATTGAACATGACATtgactgatttttttttttggcggTTAAATTCCTCTCTAACTACTCTTCTTCTCCTATGGTTTTGGTTATAACTTATATCTGTACCATGATGGTTTAAAAGGCTTGACAATGATATCAAGTTTGCCTGTCTATGGAACGTGACATGGACTTAATCTTTAGCTAGTAAGTTCTTCTCCTAAGTTATTCCTCTTTCCCTTTTGGCTAAGGAATAAAAGGGTACTAAGGAACAATGTTGAAAGGTGAATTTAACTTGTAACAATCAATCATATGATATTTACCTTACAAGCTTCATGATCTTGCAATAGTACAGCATTTGATTCGAGCCAGCTGGGGTACTTTActttgagttattttaattgttaattgaAAAGTAGGTTTGATTAATGTACTTAATGAGACCAAAGTGGTCAAGTTGGTGAATTCACAAGTACATAAAATTATAGgaggataaaaaaataatggtaGACAAACTTTTACTTGACAGATAGGGAACCGAACATGCCTTGCAAAACTTTTCAACTAATCATGATTAGTGTCTCTTAAGTACTTTTGATTAGAAAAACCAACATAAATGCCCACATGAGGGATGATGGAAGGTACCAAGAAACttgagagagagggagagagagagagaggaaagaaaaaaagtaaggTCACATACCCTCCATGTGAGTCTGATTTGGGGACAAAGCAAAGAAAGGTGGGCTCTTGCAAGCAGTTCACATGGGAGGGAGAAGGACATGATTCTTGCAAATTCCCTTTCTTTCACAGCTCATCCTACCCCAAAATCCTACATCTTCCCACTATAAACACcaatacatatataattttatctatatctatatatattctCCCATTAGATTTTCTTTCCCCACGTCAACAAAATGATCTGCATACCCACTTGCCCCATGGTATAGCAATAACCCCATATATGCATGTATAGGTACATGCATTTACACATATATGGAATCATAATCTCTTCTTGATAAACCCTTTTAGTTAATTTGTCTTAACAAAattatcttcttttctcttgtttcacATGTAGATTACTgttaaatggaaaaaaaatatttatatcttTTTCTGTTCTTTTAACCTAAGTTTGTCAGCAACTTTCAATAACAATGGTTTACCAACAATTTGGTACCACACAATAGGTATAGAAACTCATTGAATGCTTCTATAGTTCCAAATTAATATATCCAAAGAAATGGgtcatctattttttttaaataaaatccgtcaattatataaattcgtttatgaaatttaaaaactccGAGATCAACgaataaactaataattgTGTAAATGTATACATCTCTTCCTAACTAAATGAATTAAATAGATGTACAAAGGGAGGTTATATATAGTCAATGAAAACcaatacaaaatttaaaacctTGTGGATGTGTAGGGCTCATGcacaagaaaagaagaaggcaTATAATACACAAACGCATATACCTTATGTTGGAAGTGATTAGAtaatgtgtgtgtgtgtgtatatgtAAAATATAGTTGATGCCAAGGAGAGGGGTCACATCGGCACGTGGTGGCGCTGATTCCTTCAGTTATTAAACTCACACTGGGACTTTCCTAGTGGGAGAGAAAACCCTTCTCTCCCTCCCAGTCCCCAACCCCAGCTGTTGCTAGCTGTCCCTAATCCCCTCCCATGTGACCCACCACCCCTCCTCTCTTCCAAACCCCTCTTGGGGtccttaaaaaaatagaaaaggagAAGGGGCtaaaagagaaggaaataCTTATAACATTGCCTTAAAGACTGTGATATGATGTTTTGCAATTGGTGGTTTCTCTCTTGAGAGTGTCATCCTTTCATGTTTTTAGGAGTTaacataaagattttttttttttgcaactTCTTGTTGTGTTGGTTGAATAGTTAGTTGGTTAGTTTGTTGATTAAGATTAGcattttttttcgtttttcgTATTGTGTTGTGTTGTGTTGTGCTCGTGTTTTCGCGTGTTGgtgtatacatacatatatacatataatttttcaaaattttcttcttttttctctttatattGAGTGTGGTCTTTTTGTGACATCAAACCTTAGAATGGCACAATTACCTCCGAAAATACCCAACATGACCCAAAATTGGCCTTCTTTTCCTCACCAAAGAATGCCTTCCACAATGGCAAACTTCATTCCCACCACTAGCACTGCCATCCCTtcctccaccaccaccaccaatGGTTCTAACCACCACCCCTCGTGGGTCGACGAGTTCCTCGACTTCTCCTCTGCCCGCCGCGGGGCTCACCGCCGCTCCATTAGCGACTCCATAGCCTTCCTTGAACAACCATTGGCAGAAGAATGTAGGGACTCCAATGCCAGGATGACTACAGAAACGAATGTTTTTGACCGCCTGGACGATGAGCAGCTCATGTCCATGTTTTCCGACGATGTTGCCGTGAGCGTGGCGGCACAAACGGTGTCTTCCTCAAACCCTTCAACGCCGTCCGATCAAAATAGCAACAACGACGAGAAGCCTGTACCATCCTTGGATCTGCAACAACCCAAGAACGAGCCAGGAGATGTGGAAAGCTCATGCAAAGCTGAAACACAAGCTACACAACCCCCACCAACCTCAAATGACGATTCCATCATTGATCCAAAGAGGGTTAAGAGGTAAAAAAACACACAACAGCAAATAACAATAACCCATGTAATTAAAAAGCCTAAACCGTCTAAGCATGTTGAGGCCTGCATCGATTTGCATgcataattgattaaataatgCAATATTATTACTGCCAAACAAGGCCTGCCAAATGAATTGTTTTGCAGGCCGCAGCtaacaaattctttaattatgttatccaaacaattaattaattcttctGGGTGATGATCAGAATTCTGGCAAACCGGCAATCAGCGCAAAGATCAAGAGTGAGAAAGCTGCAATATATTTCAGAACTTGAAAGAAGCGTAACAACATTGCaggtatatatacatataacaaactttatatatatatatatatagtaattaatttcaatttgattaCCATAGTTTATGTAAATTATACTAATTAATAAACGAATTAATTCTCTAAATTTTGATGCAAAAATGAAGACGGAAGTATCAGCATTATCACCAAGGGTTGCGTTCCTGGATCATCAGAGACTGATCCTCAATGTTGACAATAGTGCTTTGAAGCAAAGGATTGCTGCTTTGGCTCAAGACAAGATTTTCAAAGACGGTAGGACTCTGCATCAATTCTTAATGAGTCTTAATTAAACATCATTATTATATCATAATTATGGTATCAATGACCCACTAGACAATACATGTTacttcttttaattatatcttCTGTTTTTTTGCCATTATTCTGACAAAAGGTTCACAG contains:
- the LOC18594113 gene encoding basic leucine zipper 34, whose amino-acid sequence is MAQLPPKIPNMTQNWPSFPHQRMPSTMANFIPTTSTAIPSSTTTTNGSNHHPSWVDEFLDFSSARRGAHRRSISDSIAFLEQPLAEECRDSNARMTTETNVFDRLDDEQLMSMFSDDVAVSVAAQTVSSSNPSTPSDQNSNNDEKPVPSLDLQQPKNEPGDVESSCKAETQATQPPPTSNDDSIIDPKRVKRILANRQSAQRSRVRKLQYISELERSVTTLQTEVSALSPRVAFLDHQRLILNVDNSALKQRIAALAQDKIFKDAHHEALKKEIERLRQVYQQQQNLKKMNTTTTTSTNTNNHHAPPQQQQQQQQTSSVNTDNMVCSDVKEQLIT